A single Natrinema pellirubrum DSM 15624 DNA region contains:
- a CDS encoding HAD family hydrolase encodes MERYDLVYRLYDEYDTKTLREYQEFVDVFPAVDSRVALEHWQEATEELEARKDEIRSDFAAGETFAEIAARATRDQAFTALDLETKYGRAVNVLVLDVDETLRSAGGTDNEIPRETLHLLTEFHDAGVPIVICTGQTLENVKGFAIQGLGSEIVHSGNLSIVYEAGTGVFTPGHGAATKQLLYEDLDETIRSVFDDVRSRVLPEAPEELRRGCHLQGNEFNVTMKPNYETGSADARDTIDEALVYLIDLLADAVGRTLEGAATDAGIDAAGESDGLTLDGQTVAAWTRAFYAAQDPEIRSVLESEGAYPDLAADAVPDSLAAVLERIDVAYYEADAAEIGSLELNKVIGVERALDVLGVDDPFALVMGDSKSDLRVMQWVADTDAGIAAAPEHASRDTLEHVLETDELVFDRGKSVDVLRTVYALNRLARLG; translated from the coding sequence ATGGAACGGTACGATCTCGTCTACCGACTCTACGACGAGTACGACACGAAGACCCTCCGCGAGTACCAGGAGTTCGTCGACGTCTTCCCCGCCGTCGACTCCCGAGTCGCGTTGGAACACTGGCAGGAGGCGACCGAGGAACTCGAGGCCCGGAAAGACGAGATCCGGTCGGACTTCGCGGCCGGGGAGACCTTCGCCGAGATCGCCGCGCGGGCGACCCGTGATCAGGCCTTTACTGCCCTGGACCTCGAGACGAAGTACGGCCGGGCGGTCAACGTCCTCGTGTTGGACGTCGACGAGACGCTGCGGTCGGCCGGCGGCACGGACAACGAGATCCCCCGGGAGACGCTGCACCTCCTGACGGAGTTTCACGACGCCGGCGTCCCGATCGTCATCTGTACGGGCCAGACCTTGGAGAACGTCAAAGGCTTCGCGATTCAAGGGTTGGGCAGCGAGATCGTCCATTCGGGGAACCTCTCGATCGTCTACGAGGCCGGGACCGGCGTGTTCACACCGGGCCACGGCGCGGCGACGAAACAGTTGCTCTACGAGGACCTAGACGAGACCATCCGCTCGGTCTTCGACGACGTGCGGTCGCGGGTCCTGCCGGAGGCCCCGGAGGAACTCCGCCGGGGCTGTCACCTGCAGGGCAACGAGTTCAACGTCACGATGAAGCCCAACTACGAGACCGGCTCGGCGGACGCCCGCGACACCATCGACGAGGCGCTGGTCTATCTCATCGACCTGCTCGCCGACGCCGTCGGACGGACACTCGAGGGGGCGGCGACCGACGCCGGCATCGATGCAGCGGGAGAAAGCGACGGGCTGACGCTGGACGGGCAGACCGTCGCCGCCTGGACCCGCGCGTTCTACGCGGCCCAGGACCCCGAGATCAGGAGCGTCCTCGAGAGCGAGGGGGCTTATCCCGATCTCGCGGCCGACGCCGTGCCCGACTCCCTCGCGGCGGTCTTGGAGCGCATCGACGTCGCCTACTACGAGGCCGACGCGGCCGAGATCGGCAGCCTCGAGTTGAACAAGGTGATCGGTGTCGAGCGCGCGCTGGACGTGCTGGGCGTCGACGACCCGTTCGCCTTGGTGATGGGCGACTCCAAGAGCGATCTGCGGGTAATGCAGTGGGTCGCCGACACCGACGCCGGCATCGCGGCCGCCCCCGAACACGCCTCGCGGGATACCTTGGAACACGTCCTCGAGACGGACGAACTCGTCTTCGATCGGGGGAAAAGCGTCGACGTCCTTCGGACGGTGTACGCGCTCAATCGGCTGGCCCGACTGGGCTGA
- a CDS encoding helix-turn-helix domain-containing protein, whose protein sequence is MTTIAELSLSTDEFALAETFQELPALEVRVESVVAEGPTRTVPLVWFSEVDRESLEAALEADATVDEYRQLLENTADGDLFYRVTYTEAVGSVCCCVYEHGGTVLDARVADGQWTLRLLFPHREELSDAVSGIEAQGVRIDVRRMVEAGTDEDLETTAALTEPQQEAIAEAYRQGYYDVPREISLEELANELDISHQALSERLRRANRVLAGEQLDEPAGEVATPD, encoded by the coding sequence ATGACGACGATCGCAGAACTCTCGCTTTCGACGGACGAGTTCGCACTCGCAGAGACGTTTCAGGAACTACCGGCCCTCGAGGTCCGCGTCGAAAGCGTCGTCGCGGAGGGGCCGACCCGGACCGTCCCGCTGGTCTGGTTTTCCGAGGTCGACCGCGAGAGCCTCGAGGCGGCGCTCGAGGCCGACGCGACCGTCGACGAGTACCGCCAACTCCTCGAGAACACCGCGGACGGCGACCTGTTCTACCGCGTCACGTACACGGAAGCGGTCGGGTCGGTCTGTTGCTGTGTGTACGAACACGGCGGGACGGTCCTTGACGCCCGCGTCGCGGACGGGCAGTGGACCCTCCGATTGCTCTTTCCCCACCGCGAGGAACTGTCCGACGCCGTCTCCGGGATCGAGGCACAGGGCGTCCGGATCGACGTCAGGCGCATGGTCGAGGCCGGCACGGACGAGGACCTCGAGACGACGGCGGCCCTGACCGAACCCCAGCAGGAGGCCATCGCCGAGGCCTACCGGCAGGGCTACTACGACGTCCCCCGCGAGATCTCGCTCGAGGAGTTGGCGAACGAACTCGATATCTCCCATCAGGCGCTGTCCGAACGGCTCCGTCGGGCGAACCGCGTCCTCGCGGGGGAACAGCTCGACGAGCCCGCCGGCGAGGTGGCGACGCCGGACTGA